One segment of Variovorax sp. V93 DNA contains the following:
- a CDS encoding RraA family protein codes for MSSNPPDIIRDFERVPAHIVAQAAQFQPAILADVAGRRGAMHGRIKALRPRMKLAGPAFTVEVRPGDNLMIHAAIAMARPGDVLVIDGKGDQGSALMGTIMMTACQKLGIVGVVMDGACRDSLEIDEMNYPVFCVGTNPNGPTKNIAGRIGHPVSVGDVTVRAGDFVIADGDGVVVVEREKIEALLPAAARKVSDEAARIAAIKEGDTAAKWLNGALRTAGVLKEGEVL; via the coding sequence ATGTCCTCCAACCCTCCCGACATCATTCGCGATTTCGAGCGCGTACCCGCGCACATCGTGGCGCAAGCCGCGCAATTCCAGCCCGCCATCCTGGCCGACGTGGCCGGCCGCCGAGGCGCGATGCACGGCCGCATCAAGGCGTTGCGCCCCCGCATGAAACTCGCCGGCCCCGCCTTCACGGTGGAGGTGCGTCCCGGCGACAACCTGATGATCCATGCCGCCATCGCGATGGCCAGGCCCGGCGACGTGCTGGTGATCGACGGCAAGGGCGACCAGGGCTCGGCGCTCATGGGCACCATCATGATGACGGCCTGCCAGAAGCTCGGCATCGTCGGCGTGGTGATGGACGGCGCCTGCCGCGACAGCCTCGAGATCGACGAGATGAACTACCCGGTGTTCTGCGTGGGCACCAACCCGAACGGCCCTACCAAGAACATCGCCGGGCGCATCGGGCATCCCGTCTCGGTCGGCGATGTCACGGTGCGCGCGGGCGACTTCGTGATCGCCGACGGCGACGGCGTGGTGGTGGTGGAGCGCGAGAAGATCGAGGCGCTGCTGCCCGCGGCGGCCCGGAAGGTCAGCGACGAGGCCGCGCGCATTGCCGCGATCAAGGAAGGCGACACCGCGGCCAAGTGGCTGAACGGCGCGCTGCGCACGGCCGGCGTGCTCAAGGAAGGAGAGGTGCTGTGA
- a CDS encoding NAD(P)-dependent oxidoreductase yields the protein MSSILVTGADLAPQAVALLEGHEIVYAGKAPTEDDLVALCRAHDPVAIIVRYGKVGAAVMDAAPSLRVISKHGSGTDTIDKAAAQARGIEVVAAVGANAAAVAEQALALLLACAKSVVQLDARMHAGHWDKATHKSLELGGRTIGLIGLGAIGLRFARMADALGMRVIGFDPYAGNLPPHVTAVDLPTIWRESDAISLHCPLTEDNRGLVNADTLARCRRGVILVNTARGGLVDEAALLAGVRSGQVGMAGLDSFAVEPMAAGHPFQGEKNFVLSPHIGGVTGDAYVNMGIGAAKNVLQVLARQPATT from the coding sequence GTGAGCAGCATCTTGGTGACCGGCGCCGACCTGGCGCCGCAGGCCGTCGCGCTGCTCGAGGGCCACGAGATCGTCTACGCCGGCAAGGCCCCGACCGAGGACGACCTGGTGGCGCTGTGCCGCGCGCATGATCCGGTGGCCATCATCGTGCGCTACGGCAAGGTCGGCGCCGCGGTGATGGACGCGGCGCCCTCGCTGCGCGTGATCTCCAAGCATGGCAGCGGCACCGACACCATCGACAAGGCCGCGGCCCAGGCGCGCGGCATCGAGGTGGTCGCGGCCGTGGGCGCGAACGCCGCCGCGGTGGCCGAGCAGGCGCTGGCCCTGCTGCTGGCCTGCGCCAAGTCCGTGGTGCAGCTCGATGCCCGCATGCATGCCGGCCACTGGGACAAGGCCACGCACAAGAGCCTCGAGCTTGGCGGCCGCACCATCGGGCTGATTGGCCTGGGTGCGATCGGACTGCGCTTTGCCCGCATGGCCGATGCGCTGGGCATGCGCGTGATCGGCTTCGATCCCTATGCCGGGAATCTTCCGCCCCATGTCACGGCCGTCGACCTGCCGACGATCTGGCGCGAGTCCGATGCGATCTCGCTGCACTGCCCGCTGACGGAAGACAACCGCGGCCTGGTCAACGCCGACACGCTGGCCCGGTGCAGGCGCGGCGTGATCCTGGTCAACACCGCGCGCGGCGGCCTCGTCGACGAAGCGGCGCTGCTGGCCGGAGTGCGTTCGGGCCAGGTGGGCATGGCGGGCCTGGACAGCTTCGCAGTGGAGCCGATGGCCGCGGGCCACCCTTTCCAGGGCGAGAAGAACTTCGTGCTGAGCCCGCACATCGGCGGCGTGACCGGTGACGCTTATGTGAACATGGGCATCGGCGCGGCGAAGAACGTGCTGCAGGTGCTCGCCCGGCAGCCGGCCACCACCTGA
- a CDS encoding Bug family tripartite tricarboxylate transporter substrate binding protein, translating to MKTLIQRVLAACLLAAASAHAAFPERPITLVVPYAPGGSADALARVLAVRMGAKLGTSVIVDNRPGASGTIGASFAAKAPADGYTVLYDATPYSINPHLFPRMPYASNALQPLALVSLAPNLLIVRAESPIRDVKDLVARAKAAPGKLNFASGGSGTVQRLAAELLRQRLDLDMVHVGYKSGGPAIVDVTGGQVDFMFSTIAASYPLVSSGKLRALAVSSPERSKRLPDVPTVAESVVPGYEAFEWNGLLLPAGTPEPVAAKLHKALVDVLKEDEVKQRFADVGVQAVGSTPAEFAAFLKKEDAKWAEVIRKGNIKLD from the coding sequence ATGAAGACATTGATCCAGCGCGTGCTTGCCGCATGCCTTCTTGCTGCGGCATCCGCGCACGCAGCCTTTCCCGAGCGTCCGATCACCCTGGTCGTCCCCTACGCGCCCGGCGGTTCGGCCGATGCGCTGGCGCGCGTGCTCGCCGTGCGCATGGGCGCGAAGCTGGGCACGAGCGTGATCGTCGACAACCGCCCCGGCGCGAGCGGGACCATCGGCGCGAGCTTCGCCGCCAAGGCCCCGGCCGACGGCTACACCGTGCTCTACGACGCCACGCCCTACTCCATCAATCCGCACCTGTTCCCGCGCATGCCGTATGCGAGCAATGCGCTGCAGCCGCTGGCGCTGGTCTCGCTGGCGCCGAACCTCCTCATCGTCAGGGCCGAATCGCCGATCAGGGACGTGAAGGACCTGGTCGCCAGGGCCAAGGCCGCGCCGGGCAAGCTGAACTTCGCCTCCGGCGGCAGCGGCACGGTGCAGCGGCTGGCGGCGGAGCTGTTGCGCCAGCGGCTCGACCTCGACATGGTGCACGTCGGCTACAAGAGCGGCGGCCCCGCGATCGTCGATGTGACCGGCGGCCAGGTCGACTTCATGTTCAGCACCATCGCGGCGTCCTATCCGCTGGTCTCTTCGGGCAAGCTGCGGGCTCTCGCAGTCTCGTCGCCCGAGCGCTCCAAGCGCCTGCCGGACGTGCCGACGGTGGCCGAATCGGTCGTGCCGGGCTACGAGGCCTTCGAATGGAACGGGCTGCTGCTGCCGGCCGGCACGCCCGAACCGGTGGCCGCGAAGCTGCACAAGGCGCTGGTCGACGTACTGAAGGAAGACGAGGTGAAGCAGCGCTTCGCCGACGTCGGCGTGCAGGCCGTCGGTTCCACACCGGCCGAGTTCGCGGCCTTCCTGAAGAAGGAAGACGCGAAATGGGCCGAGGTGATCCGCAAGGGCAACATCAAGCTCGACTGA
- a CDS encoding amidohydrolase, which translates to MADLPLTHPVPHSVGLERPSRALPAGACDSHMHIFDPRFAPSRHWKRQPPRAEVAAYRQLQERLGTSRTVVVNPSTYGTDNACMLDALAQLGASARGVAVVGAEVDDAQLERLAAQRVCGLRVNFVTPQSWGATTADMLTVLARKAARLGWHIQVFVHPGQLVELAPLLEALPAPLVVDHMARIDPAEGPAGAAFATLHRLLDKGNTWVKLSGVYMRSREGAPAYGDAQALARALVRAAPERMLWGSDWPHTTEAPGTVDDAGLVNVLRAWCGDDGVMDRILVDNPARLYGFGQP; encoded by the coding sequence ATGGCCGATCTCCCGCTCACGCATCCCGTGCCGCATTCGGTCGGGCTCGAGCGCCCTTCGCGCGCGCTGCCCGCAGGTGCCTGCGACAGCCACATGCACATCTTCGATCCGCGCTTCGCGCCCTCGCGGCACTGGAAGCGGCAGCCACCGCGCGCCGAGGTCGCCGCCTATCGCCAGCTCCAGGAGCGGCTGGGCACGTCGCGCACTGTCGTGGTGAACCCGTCGACCTATGGCACCGACAACGCCTGCATGCTCGACGCGCTGGCGCAGCTCGGGGCAAGCGCGCGTGGCGTCGCGGTGGTCGGCGCCGAGGTGGACGACGCGCAGCTCGAGCGCCTCGCGGCGCAGCGCGTGTGCGGATTGCGCGTGAACTTCGTGACGCCGCAATCCTGGGGCGCCACCACGGCGGACATGCTGACGGTGCTCGCGCGCAAGGCGGCGCGCCTCGGATGGCACATCCAGGTCTTCGTCCACCCCGGGCAGCTGGTCGAACTGGCGCCGCTACTCGAGGCCCTGCCCGCCCCGCTCGTGGTCGATCACATGGCACGCATCGATCCCGCCGAAGGGCCGGCCGGCGCCGCCTTCGCCACGCTGCACCGACTGCTCGACAAGGGCAACACCTGGGTCAAGCTCTCCGGCGTCTACATGCGCTCGCGAGAAGGCGCCCCGGCCTACGGCGACGCGCAGGCACTGGCCCGTGCGCTGGTCCGGGCTGCGCCGGAGCGCATGCTCTGGGGCAGCGACTGGCCCCACACCACCGAGGCGCCGGGCACGGTCGACGATGCCGGCCTGGTGAACGTGCTGCGCGCCTGGTGCGGCGACGATGGCGTGATGGACCGTATCCTCGTCGACAACCCGGCGAGGCTCTACGGCTTCGGCCAACCCTGA
- a CDS encoding SMP-30/gluconolactonase/LRE family protein codes for MFLLQPPEVRDLEVFTRMPDALRRREPSAWADANRGGQATDSFLEGPVFDDAGNLYVADIPFGRIFRIDPAGAWTLVAEYDGEPNGMKFLDAHTLLVTDYKNGLMRVDARTGAVTPHLQRRNTERFKGVNDLVLDAQGNIYFTDQGQTGLHDPTGRLYRLRPDGQLDLLLGNVPSPNGVALSPDGRLLYLAVTRGNCVWRVPLLADGSVAKVSQFFTSYGPSGPDGLAVDAKGRVIVANPGLGYVWLLNARAEPVVVLRGPAGASTTNLAFGGKDRSTLYVTDSTHGNILAAQLDAPGLLLHRGRPEA; via the coding sequence TTGTTCCTTCTTCAGCCCCCCGAAGTTCGAGACCTCGAAGTGTTCACGCGCATGCCTGATGCCTTGCGCCGGCGCGAACCCAGCGCATGGGCCGACGCCAACCGGGGCGGCCAGGCCACCGACTCATTTCTCGAAGGGCCGGTGTTCGACGATGCCGGCAACCTGTACGTGGCCGACATCCCGTTCGGACGCATCTTCCGCATCGACCCGGCCGGCGCATGGACGCTCGTGGCCGAATACGACGGCGAGCCCAACGGCATGAAGTTCCTGGACGCGCACACGCTGCTCGTCACCGACTACAAGAACGGCCTGATGCGCGTCGACGCGCGCACCGGTGCCGTCACGCCTCACCTGCAGCGGCGCAACACCGAGCGCTTCAAGGGCGTGAACGACCTGGTGCTGGACGCGCAGGGAAACATCTACTTCACCGACCAGGGCCAGACCGGGCTGCACGATCCCACGGGCCGCCTCTACCGGCTGCGGCCCGACGGCCAGCTCGACCTGCTGCTGGGCAACGTGCCCAGCCCGAACGGCGTGGCGCTCTCGCCCGACGGCAGGCTGCTCTACCTCGCGGTGACGCGCGGCAACTGCGTCTGGCGCGTGCCGCTGCTGGCCGACGGCAGCGTCGCCAAGGTGAGCCAGTTCTTCACCTCGTACGGCCCGAGCGGCCCCGATGGCCTGGCGGTCGATGCAAAAGGGCGCGTGATCGTCGCCAACCCGGGCCTGGGCTACGTCTGGCTGCTGAACGCCCGTGCCGAGCCAGTCGTCGTGCTTCGGGGACCGGCGGGGGCTTCCACGACCAACCTTGCCTTCGGGGGCAAGGACCGCAGCACGCTCTACGTGACCGATTCCACGCACGGGAACATCCTGGCGGCGCAGCTCGATGCGCCGGGATTGCTGCTGCACCGCGGACGGCCCGAGGCCTGA
- a CDS encoding saccharopine dehydrogenase family protein, with the protein MSKLQVKNVLVLGAGKVGSTVADMIAEYHRIPVTLADQRTGTPSNDPLVRQITLDVEDEAALAGELASHTVVINALPFFLAARVATQAARLGVHYFDLTEDVAATHAIRQLSHEATSMLMPQSGLAPGVIGMLGGHLAGHFDELYDLRLRVGALTRNATNSLRYNFTWSIDGVINEYCNACDAIVNGQVVSVQPLEGHETFTLDAEAFEAFNTSGGLGTLCETLCGKVRNLDYKTIRYPGHRDAMNFLLHDLRLIERRDLLRQVLEHAVPHSREDVVIVFASASGMRGGRFEQETRLGRVFGARLRGKDRTAIELTTAAGVVGVFELLLQGTLPRAGFVGQEQVPLEAFLSTRVGHYYQGLGVSASSPSRPELAEA; encoded by the coding sequence ATGTCGAAGCTGCAAGTCAAGAATGTTCTGGTGCTGGGTGCGGGCAAGGTGGGCAGCACGGTGGCGGACATGATCGCCGAATACCACCGCATCCCGGTGACGCTGGCCGACCAGCGCACCGGCACGCCGTCCAATGATCCGCTGGTGCGGCAGATCACGCTGGACGTCGAGGACGAGGCGGCGCTGGCCGGCGAACTGGCCTCGCACACGGTGGTCATCAACGCGCTGCCGTTCTTCCTGGCGGCGCGCGTGGCCACCCAGGCCGCGCGGCTCGGCGTGCACTACTTCGACCTCACGGAAGACGTGGCGGCCACGCATGCGATCCGCCAGCTGTCCCATGAAGCCACGTCGATGCTGATGCCGCAAAGCGGCCTCGCACCCGGCGTGATCGGCATGCTCGGCGGCCACCTGGCGGGGCACTTCGACGAACTCTACGACCTGCGCCTGCGCGTCGGCGCGCTCACGCGCAATGCCACCAACAGCCTGCGCTACAACTTCACCTGGAGCATCGACGGCGTCATCAACGAATACTGCAACGCCTGCGATGCGATCGTGAACGGCCAGGTCGTGTCGGTGCAGCCGCTGGAGGGCCATGAGACCTTCACGCTCGATGCGGAAGCCTTCGAGGCCTTCAACACCTCGGGCGGACTGGGCACGCTGTGCGAGACGCTGTGCGGCAAGGTGCGCAACCTCGACTACAAGACCATCCGCTATCCGGGCCACCGCGATGCGATGAACTTCCTCTTGCACGACCTGCGCCTGATCGAGCGCCGCGACCTGCTGCGCCAGGTGCTCGAACATGCGGTGCCGCACAGCCGGGAAGACGTGGTCATCGTGTTCGCCTCGGCCTCGGGCATGCGCGGCGGCCGGTTCGAACAGGAAACCCGCCTGGGCCGCGTGTTCGGCGCCAGGCTCCGCGGCAAGGACCGCACCGCCATCGAGCTCACGACGGCCGCCGGCGTGGTCGGCGTGTTCGAGCTGCTGCTGCAGGGCACGCTGCCCCGCGCCGGCTTCGTCGGGCAGGAGCAGGTGCCGCTCGAGGCCTTTCTCTCGACCCGCGTGGGCCACTACTACCAGGGGCTCGGCGTGAGCGCCTCCAGCCCTTCTCGGCCGGAACTCGCCGAAGCCTGA
- a CDS encoding thiamine pyrophosphate-binding protein: MRGADVLVQMLINYGVDVLFGVPGDTNVPFYEALQRRQGDIEHVMARDERSAGYMADAYARLTDKPGIFECPSGAGAMYSLPPLAESNASSVPVILLTIDLPLPGEGRGMITELDCARLFEPVTKMSVQVKSPEKLPEIVRRAFRVACSGTPGAVHLQIPEDMLLAEIDPGAISLHAEPECRTFPAFPTAPAPGKVNELFALLRNASKPLFVAGGGVNRSCAGGALTEVAVKLNVPVVNTITGQGALPDDHRLAIGVIGDNGFHPHANRALEESDLVIFVGSRMGSVVTVGWTFPRMTLNKRVVQIDINPERLANNYENLLSIAADAQLVLTQILSEAPVDFDGSKHTPWVDHLNAYRANFWDHAEGVLSLDDVPLRPERVVREFGRQLEKYGRAVHILSDAGTPTPYMTRFLRIGDRRTRFVIPRAFGGLGSAIPAVVGAWYADKTRRPIGMFGDGSFNMAVGELETLVRKKVPALLMLFNNGCFGWIKGLHRLKGHDECLGVDFLPPRGQAIAEAFDIKAWTAATPDELIRALDEAFAYDGPCLIDIHIESLADRVPPVYSWLAKKKLDPLALAPEDVAYL, translated from the coding sequence ATGCGTGGTGCAGACGTGCTCGTGCAGATGTTGATCAACTACGGCGTCGACGTGCTCTTTGGTGTGCCCGGCGACACCAACGTGCCGTTCTACGAGGCGCTGCAGCGCCGCCAGGGCGACATCGAGCATGTCATGGCCCGCGACGAGCGCTCGGCCGGCTACATGGCCGACGCCTACGCGCGGCTGACCGACAAGCCCGGCATCTTCGAATGCCCCTCGGGCGCCGGCGCGATGTATTCGCTGCCCCCGCTGGCCGAATCGAATGCGTCTTCGGTGCCGGTCATCCTGCTGACCATCGACCTGCCCTTGCCGGGCGAGGGCCGCGGCATGATCACCGAGCTCGACTGCGCCAGGCTGTTCGAGCCCGTCACGAAAATGTCGGTGCAGGTGAAGTCGCCCGAGAAACTGCCCGAGATCGTTCGCCGCGCATTCCGCGTGGCCTGCTCCGGCACGCCCGGCGCCGTGCACCTGCAGATTCCGGAAGACATGCTGCTGGCGGAGATCGATCCCGGCGCCATCTCGCTGCACGCCGAGCCCGAATGCAGGACCTTCCCGGCCTTTCCGACGGCCCCCGCGCCTGGCAAGGTGAACGAACTCTTCGCGCTGCTGCGCAACGCCTCGAAGCCGCTGTTCGTCGCGGGCGGCGGCGTGAACCGCTCCTGCGCCGGCGGCGCGCTCACCGAGGTGGCCGTGAAGCTCAACGTGCCCGTGGTCAACACGATCACGGGCCAGGGTGCGCTGCCCGACGACCACCGCCTGGCCATCGGCGTCATCGGCGACAACGGCTTTCATCCGCATGCCAACCGCGCGCTCGAGGAATCGGACCTGGTGATCTTCGTCGGCTCGCGCATGGGCTCGGTCGTCACCGTGGGCTGGACCTTCCCCCGAATGACACTCAACAAGCGCGTGGTGCAGATCGACATCAACCCCGAGCGCCTTGCCAACAACTACGAGAACCTGCTGTCGATCGCCGCGGACGCGCAACTGGTCCTCACGCAGATCCTGAGCGAAGCGCCCGTCGATTTCGATGGATCGAAGCACACGCCCTGGGTCGACCACCTGAATGCCTACCGCGCAAACTTCTGGGACCACGCCGAGGGCGTGCTCTCGCTGGACGACGTGCCGCTGCGGCCCGAGCGTGTGGTGCGCGAGTTCGGCAGGCAGCTCGAAAAGTACGGGCGGGCCGTGCACATTCTTTCGGACGCCGGCACGCCCACGCCCTACATGACGCGCTTCCTGCGCATCGGCGACCGCCGCACGCGCTTCGTGATACCGCGCGCCTTCGGCGGCCTGGGCTCGGCGATTCCCGCGGTGGTCGGCGCCTGGTATGCCGACAAGACGCGCCGGCCCATCGGCATGTTCGGCGACGGCTCTTTCAACATGGCGGTCGGCGAGCTCGAGACGCTGGTCCGCAAGAAGGTGCCGGCGCTCCTGATGCTCTTCAACAACGGCTGCTTCGGCTGGATCAAGGGACTGCACCGGCTCAAGGGCCACGACGAATGCCTTGGCGTGGACTTCCTGCCGCCGCGCGGCCAGGCCATTGCCGAGGCCTTCGACATCAAGGCCTGGACGGCCGCCACGCCCGATGAATTGATCCGGGCGCTCGATGAAGCCTTCGCCTATGACGGCCCCTGCCTGATCGACATCCACATCGAATCGCTCGCGGACCGCGTGCCGCCCGTGTATTCCTGGCTCGCGAAAAAGAAGCTCGATCCGCTGGCACTCGCGCCGGAGGACGTGGCCTATCTGTAG
- a CDS encoding NAD(P)/FAD-dependent oxidoreductase: MKNTVAVLGAGIVGVSCALELQRRGFDVTVFDRAAPGRETSYGNAGVIARSSLMPFNHPGLWSSLPRLLKNNAAGFRYNPLFLAKNLPWALKFLANTRAAVFHETTAALDALIRLSAAQHLRLLGEAGAAHRLRTNGWLFLYRSEEGFLGSQLSRDTFKKFGIATQLLDAQELAQLEPHLKPLFPRALWIQDTASVDSPGQVVEAYARLFVARGGRIRQASIGGLRRSEAGDAWQLSEDGGTRHEASRVVLALGPWTREFAKKALGLSVPMAYERGYHMHYRAAGGAMLGRPVYDTGGGYVLSPMEQGLRLSTGVQLADREAPKNLAQLDLAERAAREAFPLEARLDKEAWLGSRPTLPDSRPVIGECPGRPGLWLAFGHQHIGFNTAPGTAALLGAMMAGEACAFDPAPFRPSRFLG, from the coding sequence ATGAAGAACACTGTTGCCGTGCTCGGCGCCGGCATCGTCGGCGTGTCGTGTGCCCTCGAACTCCAGCGGCGGGGTTTCGACGTGACGGTCTTCGACCGCGCCGCGCCGGGCCGCGAGACCTCCTACGGCAATGCCGGCGTGATCGCCCGCAGCTCGCTGATGCCGTTCAACCATCCGGGGCTGTGGTCCTCGCTTCCCAGGCTGCTGAAGAACAACGCCGCGGGCTTTCGCTACAACCCGCTTTTCCTCGCGAAGAACCTGCCGTGGGCGCTGAAGTTCCTGGCCAACACGCGTGCGGCGGTCTTTCATGAAACGACCGCGGCGCTCGATGCACTGATCCGGCTTTCGGCGGCGCAGCACCTGCGGCTGCTGGGCGAAGCGGGCGCGGCGCACCGCCTGCGCACGAACGGGTGGCTCTTTCTCTATCGCAGCGAGGAAGGCTTTCTCGGCAGCCAACTCTCGCGGGACACCTTCAAGAAGTTCGGCATCGCCACGCAGCTGCTCGATGCGCAAGAACTCGCGCAGCTGGAGCCGCATCTGAAGCCGCTGTTCCCGCGCGCGCTCTGGATCCAGGACACGGCGTCGGTGGACAGCCCGGGCCAGGTGGTCGAAGCCTACGCCAGGCTTTTTGTTGCGCGCGGCGGCCGCATCCGGCAGGCATCGATCGGCGGACTGCGCCGCTCGGAAGCAGGCGATGCCTGGCAGCTGAGCGAAGACGGCGGCACGCGCCACGAGGCCTCGCGCGTCGTGCTCGCGCTGGGGCCGTGGACCCGGGAGTTCGCGAAGAAGGCCCTGGGCCTGTCGGTACCGATGGCGTACGAGCGCGGCTACCACATGCACTACCGCGCTGCCGGCGGGGCCATGCTCGGTCGGCCGGTCTACGACACCGGCGGCGGCTATGTGCTGTCGCCCATGGAACAGGGCCTGCGGCTGTCCACCGGCGTGCAGCTGGCCGACCGCGAGGCGCCCAAAAACCTCGCGCAGCTCGATCTGGCGGAGCGCGCAGCGCGCGAGGCGTTTCCGCTCGAGGCGCGCCTTGACAAGGAAGCCTGGCTCGGCAGCCGCCCCACGCTGCCGGACAGCCGCCCGGTCATCGGCGAATGCCCGGGCCGCCCAGGCCTTTGGCTCGCATTCGGCCACCAGCACATCGGCTTCAACACCGCCCCGGGCACGGCCGCGCTCCTTGGCGCGATGATGGCCGGCGAAGCCTGCGCCTTCGATCCCGCGCCGTTCCGGCCTTCACGCTTCCTGGGCTGA
- a CDS encoding transporter substrate-binding domain-containing protein, with product MTTKRAILRTLLALTSACTLTLSVAQEPESSMTRVQRTKVLRVGAIAGAIPYFSKDLVTGKWEGFGPDFSESLARKFGAKVEYVETTWGNAVLDLQSNKIDAMFGMAPTPARKEVVNFSDTLFDNTYTAVCKKGFPTKTWEQLNAPENKIVVDVGSSHDQLATRILPKADVQRLENSGSATLALQAGRADCQILVILLAQPLLAKRANVGVMQIPSPIYTAPVSIGLRKEADPAMQAAVNAWLGEVRAKGEVRSVILKNMEKLAGVPASAFPSEIKF from the coding sequence ATGACTACAAAACGAGCGATCCTTCGCACCCTCCTCGCGCTGACGAGCGCATGCACCCTCACCCTCAGCGTCGCCCAGGAGCCGGAAAGCTCGATGACCCGCGTCCAACGGACCAAGGTCCTGCGGGTGGGCGCGATCGCCGGGGCCATTCCGTACTTCAGCAAGGATCTGGTCACGGGCAAGTGGGAAGGCTTCGGGCCCGACTTCTCCGAGAGCCTGGCCAGGAAATTCGGCGCCAAGGTCGAATACGTGGAAACGACCTGGGGCAACGCGGTGCTCGACCTGCAGTCGAACAAGATCGACGCGATGTTCGGCATGGCGCCGACGCCGGCGCGCAAGGAGGTCGTGAACTTCTCCGACACGCTGTTCGACAACACCTACACCGCCGTGTGCAAGAAGGGCTTTCCGACCAAGACCTGGGAGCAGCTGAACGCGCCCGAGAACAAGATCGTGGTCGACGTAGGCTCGAGCCATGACCAGCTCGCCACGCGCATCCTGCCGAAGGCCGACGTCCAGCGGCTGGAGAACTCGGGCTCCGCAACGCTCGCGCTGCAGGCCGGCCGCGCCGACTGCCAGATCCTGGTGATCCTGCTGGCGCAGCCGCTGCTGGCCAAGCGCGCCAACGTGGGCGTGATGCAGATTCCCAGCCCGATCTACACGGCGCCCGTGAGCATCGGCCTGCGCAAGGAAGCCGATCCGGCCATGCAGGCGGCCGTCAATGCCTGGCTGGGCGAGGTTCGCGCCAAGGGCGAGGTCCGCAGCGTGATCCTGAAGAACATGGAGAAACTCGCCGGCGTTCCCGCCAGCGCCTTCCCTTCCGAAATCAAGTTCTGA
- a CDS encoding amino acid ABC transporter permease: MEYAESQGAPRSRSRLGMALMVVLALAGAWALVKHFAGASAASAGYDWDFAVLWKYRSLLISGLLYTLLFTVVCVVLGLLVGVVTGLGRLSTNPYITAPLRAYIEVFRCTPVLVQLVWFYYALPVLTGLELSATAAATLCLTLYGGAFYSEIVRGGIISIESGQTEAGKALGMTRLQLLRRILLPQAFKKMVPPLMSQSIMQLKNTSLLSVLAVPDLLYQGQVIAHDTYRPLELYTFIAIAYFAVLLPITIWAKRMEYGVAREA, translated from the coding sequence ATGGAATACGCCGAATCGCAGGGGGCGCCCCGCTCGCGCTCTCGCTTGGGCATGGCCCTGATGGTGGTTCTCGCGCTGGCCGGCGCCTGGGCGCTGGTCAAGCACTTCGCCGGCGCAAGCGCGGCCTCCGCCGGCTACGACTGGGACTTCGCGGTGCTCTGGAAGTACCGCTCGCTGCTCATCAGCGGGTTGCTCTACACGCTGCTCTTCACGGTGGTCTGCGTGGTGCTCGGGCTGCTGGTGGGCGTGGTCACTGGCCTGGGGCGCCTGTCCACCAACCCGTACATCACCGCGCCGCTGCGCGCCTACATCGAGGTGTTCCGGTGCACACCGGTGCTGGTGCAGCTCGTGTGGTTCTACTACGCGTTGCCCGTGCTCACCGGTCTCGAGCTCTCGGCCACGGCCGCCGCCACCCTGTGCCTGACGCTCTATGGCGGCGCGTTCTATTCCGAGATCGTGCGCGGCGGGATCATCTCGATCGAGTCCGGCCAGACCGAAGCCGGCAAGGCGCTGGGCATGACGCGCCTGCAGCTGCTTCGCCGCATCCTGCTGCCGCAGGCGTTCAAGAAGATGGTGCCGCCGCTGATGAGCCAGTCGATCATGCAGCTGAAGAACACTTCGCTGCTCTCGGTGCTGGCCGTGCCCGACCTGCTGTACCAGGGCCAGGTGATCGCGCACGACACCTACCGGCCGCTGGAGCTCTACACTTTCATCGCGATTGCCTATTTCGCCGTGCTGCTGCCCATCACGATCTGGGCCAAGCGCATGGAATACGGCGTTGCCAGGGAAGCCTGA